The Pseudalkalibacillus hwajinpoensis DNA window AATCACCAAATCCCTCTTGCCCTAATATTATACAACAATAAAAATAACGTCTATACTCATAGAGTAATTTACTAAACATTTAAATAAACACCAAAAAACCCTGCAACAATCGCAGGGTTCTACATATATTCATTTTCTTTTATAAACTTTTCTTCATCTATTTTGTCTTCAATAACAGTAGGTTCAACCGTTAATCTGGATAGCCCACATCGCTTCATCAAAGCATTTAGTTCTTCCTTCTTTTCCGGGAGAGCTGAGTCCTTTTCTGGGAAGGCCCAATTGACAAGGGCGTTTGCCATCTCAATGGCGTAGCCTTTGTTACGATACGCTGGGATTAATTGATAACCAATTTCGAGATTGCTTGACGATTCAATATTTTTGTATCCCATCGTACCAATTACTTTTTCGTCAGAAGTATGAATTAAAATCCCTTCCCATTTATGACTCAAACTTGAAACACTTGAACCAGTTAGATGAAAAGGTAAGAACTCCTCGAACTGTACGTTGTTAAAATCTTCTGGTACATCTACATGAAGTAGCTTCTTTAATTCTTTCTTATTTGTCATAGCTTTGATCAAGTCAAAGGAAAAAGGAATAATGGTCAGACGATCGGTCTGAAGGTAAGGCATTTTCTCTCAAAAGTCCTCCTTGTGAGTTATTTTCTTGTAGTATGAAAATGACTTTTATCACTATACCTCACTGCTTTACTTACTGTAAACCATAACCCTTATCTTTCATCAATAAACGAAATATTCATTTTTCTTAGTACTTTGTCCCTTCTTTAATAGGGTATGCTGATTAAAAGAAAAAGCTGCCACAAAAGTGGCAGCTTAGTGATTTCGTTTAGATTCCTTCACAGTTTCTTCTTCTTCAAAATCTGCAAGTCCATTGTTTAATAGTTCTTTGTACTTTCCAGCAACCTCTCCTGAGATGATCTCTTCTTGTTCCAACTCTGTAATTTTGTCATATTGAGCATAAAGAGAATGTTTTCTTAATGTGATGAGCTGACTTGTTTTAAGCTCGGGATTTTTCTCTAAAAGCTGATCAAGTTCTCGATGGCTTTTATCTATTTCAACCTGATAACTTGTCAACAATTCAGAAAATATAGGCTCAGGTACGAATAACTGGCTTTTTAACTTTCTAATTTCAGCTATACCTGCTTCGTGTCTGTGTAAATTGGCAACAATGTCTTCGTATTCCCTTGAACCGCTATGTTTTGCTCTGAGCCCAAAGTAGCTGATCAGCGGTTTGATCGTTAGTCCCTGCACAACTAATGAAAATAGGACAATGCTAAATGTAAGAATAAGCAAGGTGTCTCTGCCAGTGAAATCGCCTGGTAAACTTAAAACGAGTGCGATCGATAGAGACCCTTTTAAACCTCCCCAGTTCAAGACATGTCTCCATGACCATGGAAGACCTTTCACAATTGAGGTACTTCCATAAACAGCAATACTTCTTCCAATCAAGACGATGAGGAGTGCAAGCCCAATCGTACCCCATTGATCTGAGAAATTAATACGAGTTATTTCTAATCCAACCATTAGGAATACAATTGAGTTTGCAAGTAAAGCTGCAACGTCCCAGAAGTTATTGATGTTTAAGCGAGTCGTTGGACTCATACCAACCTTTGAACCAAAGTTTCCGAATGTCAGTGCGGCAACAACGACTGCAATAACGCCTGAAACGTGTATGCTTTCAGCCGTTATGTAGGAACCGTAGAAGAGCAGGATACTGAAAATAATTTCAAGTGGATAATCATCGAAATACTTCGTCAGAATGGAAATCGCGTAGCCGAGGCCACCCCCTACTAATAAGCCACCAGCGACTACTTTAATGAACTCAAATGAGCCACTAGCGACGCCACCCCATCCCATATCAATGTATGCAAGGAGTGAGAAAGCAGAGATTTTAAAGAG harbors:
- a CDS encoding GNAT family N-acetyltransferase, with translation MPYLQTDRLTIIPFSFDLIKAMTNKKELKKLLHVDVPEDFNNVQFEEFLPFHLTGSSVSSLSHKWEGILIHTSDEKVIGTMGYKNIESSSNLEIGYQLIPAYRNKGYAIEMANALVNWAFPEKDSALPEKKEELNALMKRCGLSRLTVEPTVIEDKIDEEKFIKENEYM
- a CDS encoding cation:proton antiporter, whose product is MEHLDMHHIFELGLILTMIAAGITAIAKKLKQPYPIALVIIGTLIGLFNIPVLEPLKMFITEGDVFNFVILTIFLPALLGEAALKLPFAHLNENKKPIIALAFGGTFLSFIVIGFSTHYLLDLPIPVAFVFAALMSATDPVSVLSIFKSMGVNHKLSTVIEGESLFNDGLAVVLFKISAFSLLAYIDMGWGGVASGSFEFIKVVAGGLLVGGGLGYAISILTKYFDDYPLEIIFSILLFYGSYITAESIHVSGVIAVVVAALTFGNFGSKVGMSPTTRLNINNFWDVAALLANSIVFLMVGLEITRINFSDQWGTIGLALLIVLIGRSIAVYGSTSIVKGLPWSWRHVLNWGGLKGSLSIALVLSLPGDFTGRDTLLILTFSIVLFSLVVQGLTIKPLISYFGLRAKHSGSREYEDIVANLHRHEAGIAEIRKLKSQLFVPEPIFSELLTSYQVEIDKSHRELDQLLEKNPELKTSQLITLRKHSLYAQYDKITELEQEEIISGEVAGKYKELLNNGLADFEEEETVKESKRNH